From Candidatus Poribacteria bacterium, one genomic window encodes:
- a CDS encoding gamma-glutamyltransferase: MSNTQEIGWNAVSKTGAVAAGGAKAVAAGIEILEAGGNAADAAAGTILALNVTDHGACSIGGEVPLLIFDAEKQEVKSLSGQGRAPLSQTAIDWYMENGIPNGDIKMAPVPSVVDLCTTTLKLYGTKTFEDIVAPTLALLDAGETDWHSDLAVTLRRMVASEQKTSGSREEKIQAASDRFYGRNGADTDIADALEGFYIDKGGFLRKADLAAHVTLVEDPVTVDYRGYTVHKCGTWTQGPYLCQALRLLEGFDLKAMGNPSADYVHVVTEALKLAMADRDAYYGDPEFVDVPLTELLSDAYTEIRRPLIDMQKASHEVRPGDVDNMAPLKPGGVFRPGVGGTTTCAVADRWGNVVAATPSANVYHAGGMVGPTGVSYGNRLRSLNTTPGHPNCIQPGKRPRITLTPTLVLKDCAPILAISVAGGDLQDQATMNLLLNFVEFGMLPENAVTAPRFATAHHEDSFDPNPNRIETFGQAGSLTINDSVSENVREELGNRGHQLRAHGGAIAAPSMLHIDKENGTFYAAGDPAAGRHAAGLG, encoded by the coding sequence ATGTCAAACACGCAAGAAATTGGATGGAATGCTGTTAGTAAGACTGGAGCCGTTGCTGCCGGTGGGGCAAAAGCCGTTGCGGCGGGAATTGAAATTCTGGAAGCGGGCGGAAATGCGGCAGACGCAGCGGCGGGGACGATCCTTGCGCTCAACGTTACAGATCACGGTGCCTGTTCTATCGGGGGTGAGGTGCCGCTTCTCATCTTTGACGCGGAAAAGCAGGAAGTGAAATCACTCTCTGGACAGGGACGTGCCCCACTCTCGCAAACCGCGATTGATTGGTATATGGAGAATGGTATCCCTAATGGTGATATTAAAATGGCACCGGTGCCGTCGGTTGTGGATCTCTGCACGACCACACTCAAGTTGTATGGCACTAAGACGTTTGAAGACATCGTTGCCCCCACGCTGGCTCTGCTTGATGCTGGTGAGACGGACTGGCATTCTGACTTGGCGGTCACGCTACGTCGGATGGTTGCGTCGGAACAGAAAACATCTGGTAGCCGCGAGGAAAAAATCCAAGCAGCAAGTGATCGTTTCTATGGACGAAACGGTGCTGATACCGATATTGCCGATGCCTTGGAAGGTTTCTACATTGACAAGGGTGGATTTCTCCGTAAGGCAGACCTCGCTGCTCATGTTACGCTTGTTGAAGACCCGGTAACGGTGGACTACCGAGGATATACGGTACACAAGTGCGGTACCTGGACGCAAGGTCCTTATCTCTGCCAAGCATTGCGTTTACTGGAAGGTTTCGATCTCAAAGCGATGGGTAACCCCTCGGCAGACTATGTGCATGTGGTTACGGAAGCCCTCAAACTGGCGATGGCTGACCGCGATGCCTACTACGGCGATCCGGAGTTTGTAGATGTTCCGTTAACTGAGCTGCTTTCCGATGCCTACACTGAGATCCGCCGACCGCTTATTGATATGCAAAAAGCATCACACGAAGTGAGACCCGGCGATGTGGATAACATGGCACCATTAAAACCGGGCGGTGTCTTTCGGCCTGGCGTAGGTGGGACGACGACCTGTGCAGTTGCTGACCGTTGGGGAAATGTCGTCGCTGCGACACCGAGTGCTAACGTCTATCACGCAGGTGGTATGGTCGGTCCTACAGGTGTCAGTTATGGCAACCGTCTACGGAGCCTTAACACAACTCCCGGACACCCGAACTGTATCCAGCCTGGAAAACGTCCGAGAATCACGCTTACACCCACACTGGTGCTTAAGGACTGTGCTCCGATTTTAGCCATCAGCGTTGCGGGTGGTGATCTGCAAGATCAAGCGACGATGAATTTGCTGCTCAATTTCGTTGAGTTTGGCATGCTACCAGAAAATGCTGTTACAGCCCCACGTTTTGCTACCGCGCATCACGAAGATTCGTTCGATCCGAATCCGAACCGTATAGAGACATTCGGACAAGCGGGTTCGTTGACTATCAACGACAGTGTGAGCGAAAACGTCAGGGAGGAACTTGGTAATCGTGGGCATCAACTCAGGGCGCATGGCGGTGCTATTGCCGCGCCTTCCATGCTCCATATCGACAAAGAGAATGGAACGTTCTATGCTGCTGGTGATCCAGCTGCGGGGAGGCATGCGGCGGGATTGGGATAA
- a CDS encoding WD40 repeat domain-containing protein, which yields MKKRLFSNVLPYLFLSIVFLPLTFAADVIHWDLPEGAKTRLGKGSISEIAYSPDGRHLAVASSIGIWVYDTATNEEVALLTGHTDSVYSVSFSPDGTTIVSGSKDNTLRMWDINTGEHLKTLTGHTDWVNSVSFSPDGTTIASASEDDTVRVWDASTGEPLKTLTGHIDDVLSVSFSPDSRTLVSGSLDGTVRIWDTHTGEHLKMLTGHTAWVWSVSFSPDGTTVASASLDNTVRVWNAATGENLKTLMGHTGYVTGVSFSPDGTTIASGSRDATVRLWDVETGEHLKTLTGHKAWVWNMAFSPDGRTLVSGSDDDTLRIWDAETGKHLKTLTGHTGHVTGVSFSPDGTTIASASENAALRLWDAETGKLLKTLKGHTESVRSVSFSPDSRTLVSGSEDATVRLWDVATGKRLKTFRHMGAVCSVSFSPDGAIIVSGSEDATVRLWDAATGKRLKAVIGHRRDIYSVSFSPDGTTIVIGSENAALRLWDVATGKRLKTLKGHMKSVRSVSFSPDGTIIASGSEDATVRLWNANTGKLLKTLMEHRGSVRSVSFSPDSMTIVSGSEDDTLQVWDVETGKVLKTLIGHTGHVTGVSFSPNGSTIASGSEDGTVLLWDVHTR from the coding sequence CTATAGGGATCTGGGTCTATGATACAGCAACGAATGAAGAGGTCGCGCTACTCACAGGACATACGGATAGCGTCTATAGCGTGTCGTTCAGTCCGGATGGCACCACAATCGTTAGTGGGAGTAAGGATAATACCCTTCGTATGTGGGATATAAACACCGGTGAACACTTGAAAACGCTCACAGGACATACGGATTGGGTCAACAGCGTGTCGTTCAGTCCAGATGGCACGACAATCGCAAGCGCAAGTGAGGACGATACCGTTCGTGTGTGGGATGCAAGCACCGGTGAACCCCTGAAAACGCTCACAGGACATATCGATGATGTCTTGAGTGTATCGTTCAGTCCAGATAGCAGAACCCTCGTTAGCGGAAGTTTGGACGGTACCGTCCGTATATGGGATACACACACAGGCGAACACTTGAAAATGCTTACAGGACATACGGCTTGGGTCTGGAGTGTGTCGTTCAGTCCGGACGGCACCACAGTCGCAAGCGCAAGTTTGGACAATACCGTCCGTGTGTGGAATGCAGCCACAGGCGAAAACTTGAAAACGCTCATGGGACATACGGGATATGTCACCGGTGTGTCGTTCAGTCCGGACGGCACGACAATCGCAAGTGGAAGTAGGGACGCTACTGTCCGGTTGTGGGATGTCGAAACAGGCGAACATCTAAAAACGCTCACAGGACATAAGGCTTGGGTCTGGAATATGGCGTTCAGTCCTGATGGTAGAACCCTCGTTAGTGGAAGTGACGATGATACCCTCCGTATATGGGATGCCGAAACAGGTAAACACTTGAAAACTCTCACTGGACATACGGGGCATGTCACCGGTGTGTCGTTCAGCCCGGATGGCACGACAATCGCAAGCGCAAGTGAGAACGCTGCTCTCCGGTTGTGGGATGCCGAGACAGGAAAACTCCTGAAGACTCTCAAAGGACATACGGAGAGTGTTAGGAGCGTGTCGTTCAGTCCAGATAGCAGAACCCTCGTTAGTGGGAGTGAGGACGCTACCGTCCGGTTGTGGGATGTAGCCACAGGCAAACGCCTGAAGACTTTCAGACACATGGGGGCTGTCTGTAGTGTATCGTTCAGTCCGGATGGCGCGATAATTGTTAGTGGGAGTGAGGACGCTACCGTCCGGTTGTGGGATGCAGCCACAGGCAAACGCCTGAAAGCTGTCATAGGACATAGGAGAGATATCTATAGCGTGTCCTTCAGTCCGGATGGCACGACAATCGTAATCGGAAGTGAGAACGCTGCTCTCCGGTTGTGGGATGTAGCCACAGGCAAACGCCTGAAGACTCTCAAAGGACATATGAAGAGTGTCAGGAGCGTGTCCTTCAGCCCGGATGGCACCATAATCGCAAGTGGAAGTGAGGACGCTACTGTCCGGTTGTGGAACGCAAACACAGGCAAACTCCTAAAGACTCTCATGGAGCATAGAGGGAGTGTTAGGAGTGTGTCATTCAGTCCGGACAGCATGACAATCGTTAGTGGAAGTGAGGACGATACCCTCCAGGTATGGGATGTCGAAACAGGAAAAGTCCTGAAAACCCTCATAGGACATACGGGGCATGTCACCGGTGTGTCGTTCAGTCCGAATGGCTCCACAATCGCAAGCGGAAGTGAGGATGGCACGGTGCTGCTATGGGATGTCCACACTCGTTAA